The Salminus brasiliensis chromosome 3, fSalBra1.hap2, whole genome shotgun sequence genome contains a region encoding:
- the aanat2 gene encoding arylalkylamine N-acetyltransferase 2 — translation MMAQQVSSSPFLKPFYLKTPLSVSSPLRQRRHTLPASEFRNLTPQDAISVFEIEREAFISVSGECPLTLDEVLSFLGQCPELSMGWFEGGQLVAFIIGSGWDKERLAQEALTLHMPDSPTVHIHVLSVHRHCRQQGKGSILLWRYLQYLRCLPGLRRALLICEEFLVPFYEKSGFKEKGHSAISVGALHFREMEYMLGGLAYARRNSGC, via the exons ATGATGGCCCAGCAAGTGAGCAGCTCTCCTTTTTTGAAGCCCTTTTACCTAAAGACACCCCTCAGTGTGTCCAGCCCTCTCCGGCAGCGGCGACACACACTGCCCGCCAGTGAGTTCCGCAACCTCACTCCACAGGATGCCATCAGTGTGTTTGAGATCGAGAGGGAAG CTTTCATCTCTGTGTCTGGGGAGTGCCCGCTCACGCTGGACGAGGTGCTAAGCTTTTTAGGCCAATGTcctgagctctccatgggctgGTTTGAGGGTGGACAGCTGGTGGCCTTCATCATTGGATCAGGCTGGGACAAAGAAAGGCTGGCCCAG GAGGCTCTGACCCTCCACATGCCGGACTCCCCAACCGTTCACATCCATGTGTTGTCTGTACACCGCCACTGTCGGCAGCAGGGGAAGGGCTCCATCCTCCTGTGGCGTTACCTGCAGTACCTGCGTTGCCTGCCAGGCCTGCGCCGAGCCCTTCTCATCTGTGAGGAGTTCCTAGTTCCCTTCTATGAGAAGTCTGGCTTCAAGGAGAAAGGCCACTCAGCCATCTCAGTGGGAGCTCTTCACTTCAGAGAGATGGAGTACATGCTAGGAGGTCTGGCCTACGCACGCCGCAACAGTGGATGTTAG